In a genomic window of Myotis daubentonii chromosome X, mMyoDau2.1, whole genome shotgun sequence:
- the LOC132223702 gene encoding DDB1- and CUL4-associated factor 8-like codes for MSAYGHSAGGSGDQSGREARVRTSGDLRGMSPAQRRCGVSRHRGGSGDAVAPLLASGDPENDSMVPGIQGARAEATGEYLCSDREPGEEGAAAAEEAEEVEGGEEAAQAQHGAQSGGAWPAQRVSQGDKALETWVSSETSALPRPRWQVLTALRDRQLGSSTRFVYEACGARAFVQRFRLQYGLQGHSGCVNSVHFNQRGTWLASGSDDLTAIIWDWVRQRPVMAFNTGHRNNVFQAKFLPNCGDSTLVTCARDGQVRVAQLPAISLSRVSKHVAQHRGACHKVALVPDSPVRFLTAGEDAVVYDIDLRQDRPASRVVVTKEKESRVGLYTVFVNPANIYQFAVGGRDQFVRIYDQRKIDETDNNGVLKKFCPHHLVHCESQPLITCLVYSHDGTELLVSYNDEDIYLFHSSHPDGAQYVKRYKGHRNNATVKGVSFYGPRSEFVVSGSDCGHIFLWEKSSCQIVQFLEGDRAGNINCLEPHPYLPVMATSGLDHDPKIWAPTAKATTKLLGLKDLIKKNKRDRDGDGSGHSHLIQNNMLSFLMHHITRRSHPLPGRRPRAPLEERVLDAESDESSRSSDASEEEES; via the coding sequence ATGTCTGCCTATGGGCACAGCGCAGGGGGCTCCGGGGACCAGTCAGGGCGGGAGGCCCGGGTGCGAACATCCGGGGACCTGCGTGGAATGTCCCCGGCCCAGAGGCGCTGCGGAGTAAGCAGGCACAGAGGCGGCAGCGGGGACGCCGTCGCTCCCCTCCTGGCCAGCGGAGACCCCGAAAATGACAGCATGGTCCCGGGGATCCAGGGAGCCAGAGCAGAAGCCACAGGCGAGTACTTGTGCTCGGACCGAGAGCCCGGAGAGgaaggggcggcggcggcggaggaagCAGAGGAAGTGGAGGGGGGCGAGGAGGCGGCCCAGGCGCAGCATGGCGCGCAGAGCGGCGGGGCCTGGCCTGCCCAGCGCGTGTCCCAGGGGGACAAGGCCCTGGAGACCTGGGTGTCCTCGGAGACCTCGGCCCTGCCCCGGCCGCGCTGGCAGGTGCTCACTGCGCTGCGCGATCGCCAGCTGGGCTCCAGCACCCGCTTCGTGTATGAGGCCTGTGGGGCCCGCGCCTTTGTGCAGCGCTTCCGCCTGCAGTACGGGCTGCAGGGCCACAGCGGCTGCGTCAACAGCGTGCACTTCAACCAGCGCGGCACCTGGCTGGCCAGCGGCAGTGACGACCTCACGGCCATCATCTGGGACTGGGTGCGCCAGCGCCCCGTCATGGCCTTTAACACGGGCCACAGAAATAACGTCTTTCAGGCCAAGTTCCTGCCCAACTGCGGCGACTCCACCCTGGTCACGTGTGCCCGCGACGGGCAGGTGCGCGTGGCACAGCTGCCCGCTATCTCGCTGAGCAGGGTTTCCAAGCATGTGGCCCAGCACAGGGGGGCCTGCCACAAGGTGGCCCTGGTGCCCGACTCCCCTGTCAGGTTCCTCACAGCGGGGGAAGATGCGGTTGTCTATGACATTGACCTCAGGCAGGACCGCCCAGCTTCCAGGGTGGTGGTCACCAAAGAGAAGGAGTCCAGGGTGGGCCTGTACACAGTCTTTGTGAATCCTGCCAATATTTACCAGTTTGCTGTCGGGGGGAGGGACCAGTTTGTGAGAATTTATGACCAGAGGAAAATCGATGAGACTGACAATAACGGGGTGCTCAAGAAGTTCTGCCCTCATCACCTGGTCCACTGTGAGTCCCAGCCATTAATCACCTGCCTGGTGTACAGCCACGACGGCACAGAGCTCCTGGTCAGCTACAACGACGAAGATATCTACCTCTTCCACTCCTCCCACCCGGATGGGGCCCAGTACGTGAAGCGATACAAGGGCCACAGAAATAATGCCACGGTCAAAGGTGTCAGTTTCTACGGGCCCCGGAGTGAGTTTGTGGTGAGCGGCAgtgattgcgggcacatcttcCTCTGGGAGAAGTCGTCCTGTCAGATCGTTCAGTTCTTggagggggacagggcagggaacaTCAACTGTCTTGAGCCCCATCCTTACCTGCCTGTGATGGCGACCAGTGGCCTAGACCACGATCCCAAGATCTGGGCACCCACGGCTAAAGCGACCACCAAGCTTCTCGGCTTAAAGGACCTGATTAAGAAGAACAAGCGGGATCGAGATGGAGACGGCTCGGGCCACAGCCACCTGATTCAGAATAACATGCTTTCGTTCCTCATGCATCACATCACACGCAGAAGTCATCCCCTTCCAGGGCGTCGTCCCAGGGCACCTCTTGAAGAGAGAGTCCTGGATGCAGAGTCAGATGAGTCTTCTCGCTCCTCAGATGCATCCGAGGAGGAAGAAAGCTAA